Proteins from one Bacteroides mediterraneensis genomic window:
- a CDS encoding non-canonical purine NTP diphosphatase, translated as MKKKLVFATNNAHKLDEIRAILGEKVDILSLKDIHCEADIPETADTLEGNAALKAEYIYQHYGLDCFADDTGLEVEALNGAPGVYSARYAGGEGHDSEANMKKLLTELEGKDNRKAQFRTAICLIEGGQSHLFEGIVKGEIIREKRGASGFGYDPVFVPEGYAETFAEMGAEEKNKISHRARAVQHLCEYLNGQPS; from the coding sequence ATGAAAAAGAAGTTGGTTTTTGCCACGAACAATGCCCATAAGCTGGACGAAATACGTGCCATATTGGGTGAGAAAGTAGATATCTTGAGTTTGAAGGACATCCATTGCGAGGCAGATATTCCTGAAACGGCAGACACCTTGGAGGGAAATGCGGCACTCAAGGCGGAGTATATTTATCAGCACTACGGTCTGGATTGCTTTGCAGACGATACGGGTCTGGAAGTAGAGGCGTTGAACGGGGCACCCGGTGTGTATTCGGCACGCTATGCGGGCGGTGAAGGACACGACTCGGAGGCCAACATGAAGAAGTTGCTGACCGAACTGGAAGGAAAAGACAACCGGAAGGCACAGTTCCGTACGGCCATCTGCCTGATAGAAGGAGGACAGTCGCACCTGTTTGAGGGAATCGTGAAAGGTGAAATCATCCGGGAGAAACGGGGAGCCTCAGGCTTTGGTTACGATCCGGTGTTTGTACCCGAAGGCTATGCTGAGACTTTTGCCGAGATGGGGGCAGAAGAAAAGAATAAAATCAGCCACCGGGCAAGAGCCGTACAGCATTTGTGTGAATACCTGAACGGACAGCCTTCTTAA
- a CDS encoding winged helix-turn-helix domain-containing protein, producing the protein MKKKIIILLFAAVFFRACIAICGIAFRCSRTQVHTAINKALREAERLHYEDRLNTFQTDNRLYVDPALKAYLLAPVSNRKIKSYTLQTLEKKTTYVFQDSLPEATARKLLNEYLLDDILPADAEQINQLFQAQLAQRHISGMAGVFYIHKQARTQTRAGILPTASAYRTPVYQLDLTHSLQLQGWADYDLLTLLRYIPVAYYGTFFLVLFAGGVLLYLRYKKRQKKPAKGLYIDLTHQVLLIDGIQCAISRLDLQILHQLWEKNGECVDREAITSVCWPHDPQANEKLEAHIQTIRKVLQDFPDYRIVTVKGRGYYLKCTLTADNVSN; encoded by the coding sequence ATGAAAAAAAAAATTATCATACTCCTGTTTGCCGCCGTTTTTTTCCGTGCCTGCATTGCCATCTGCGGCATCGCCTTCCGCTGCAGCCGGACACAGGTTCACACGGCCATCAACAAGGCTTTACGGGAAGCCGAACGCTTGCATTATGAGGACCGTCTAAATACTTTTCAGACAGACAACAGACTATACGTAGACCCTGCGCTCAAGGCCTATCTCCTCGCTCCCGTATCCAATCGGAAAATCAAGAGTTATACCCTCCAGACCCTGGAGAAAAAAACAACTTACGTGTTTCAGGACAGCCTTCCGGAAGCCACTGCCCGGAAATTGCTGAATGAATACCTGCTGGACGATATTCTGCCAGCCGATGCCGAGCAAATCAACCAACTGTTCCAGGCACAGCTCGCCCAAAGACACATCAGCGGAATGGCCGGAGTGTTTTATATCCACAAGCAGGCCCGTACCCAAACACGGGCAGGCATCCTGCCGACAGCCTCAGCTTATCGAACACCCGTCTATCAGCTCGATCTGACGCACAGTCTCCAGCTGCAGGGGTGGGCAGACTACGACCTCCTTACGCTGTTGCGTTATATCCCTGTGGCTTATTATGGTACCTTTTTCCTGGTGCTGTTCGCCGGAGGCGTATTGCTTTACCTACGCTATAAAAAACGGCAGAAAAAGCCTGCAAAAGGCCTCTACATCGACCTGACGCATCAGGTCCTCCTCATCGACGGCATACAATGTGCCATCTCCCGTCTGGATTTACAGATTCTCCATCAGTTGTGGGAGAAGAATGGAGAATGTGTCGACCGGGAAGCAATCACGTCCGTCTGCTGGCCGCACGACCCGCAGGCGAACGAAAAGCTGGAGGCCCATATACAAACCATCCGGAAAGTCCTGCAAGACTTCCCGGATTATCGGATTGTCACCGTCAAAGGACGGGGATATTATTTGAAGTGTACGCTTACTGCGGATAATGTTTCAAATTAA
- the tnpB gene encoding IS66 family insertion sequence element accessory protein TnpB (TnpB, as the term is used for proteins encoded by IS66 family insertion elements, is considered an accessory protein, since TnpC, encoded by a neighboring gene, is a DDE family transposase.) → MWSLDSCLHLWVCQHPVSMRYGIRGLTQMIWSWKGHSPASGDVYVFFSQDRKTMKALKWDGDGFLMYTKRLSQGRFREVLKNGDGSVRRFQWDDFYMLMRGLTPVKVTVEERFRMAAR, encoded by the coding sequence ATGTGGAGCCTTGATTCATGTCTGCATCTGTGGGTCTGTCAGCATCCTGTATCCATGCGTTATGGCATCCGTGGTCTGACACAAATGATATGGTCGTGGAAAGGACATTCTCCGGCTTCGGGGGATGTATATGTGTTTTTCTCACAGGACCGTAAGACCATGAAGGCATTAAAATGGGACGGCGACGGTTTTTTGATGTACACTAAAAGACTGTCCCAAGGGCGTTTCCGTGAGGTGCTGAAAAACGGTGATGGCAGCGTCCGCAGGTTTCAATGGGATGACTTCTACATGCTGATGAGGGGGCTCACACCTGTAAAAGTAACTGTCGAAGAACGCTTTAGAATGGCTGCAAGGTAG
- a CDS encoding IS66 family transposase produces the protein MKKDELIELLQRQNGFLQGKLEEALSSVRSLTSANERLTATVEELRKQITSLEETLKGKDIELSKEKTVRQAMRRLQESPSERQTGQMLPKSDVPEQKIQKRHTNNGAKKKTHPECEIETFDVEPDDPGFDPELARYMCTCDVVRYSMVPMRFIKTIYKVKKYVQNGTIFKGSVPATPLLNSQYTSSFIAGLAELRYLHGMPLENAVEYFRSHGFDLDKGTARKLVSKTKVQLENLYKALAKAILEDNYICGDETYQKVRLQTVTDSGKKIKKGYIWVFVGMTTGLVYFFYDDGSRSAEVFENEIKGFNGAFQCDFYSGYRHIGIGNLKGIKRLPCLQHIKRKFLDIKDSTIAQQMAKRFGLLYHFEHKHKTGKDGWTDEDHLQWRQRYSKVMIEKIYRGLIEIKDRPGIPPDDSLNAAADYALKQWHEIPAIFSSPKYRLDNNEVERINRYISLTRRRLTIGSHTGAEVAVLYHSLAITCHRCGINIFEYFCDIIDRCAAWPPNTPIDKYRDLLPDRWKKMKR, from the coding sequence ATGAAAAAGGATGAACTGATAGAACTTTTGCAACGCCAGAACGGCTTCCTTCAGGGCAAACTGGAGGAAGCCTTATCATCTGTCCGTTCACTGACTTCAGCCAACGAGAGACTGACTGCCACGGTTGAAGAACTGAGAAAGCAGATAACCTCTCTGGAGGAAACTCTCAAAGGAAAGGACATTGAACTCAGCAAGGAAAAAACTGTCCGTCAGGCAATGCGCCGTCTGCAGGAATCTCCCTCGGAAAGACAGACCGGACAGATGCTCCCCAAATCTGATGTTCCTGAACAGAAGATACAAAAGAGACATACAAACAACGGTGCGAAGAAAAAGACACATCCGGAATGTGAGATTGAAACCTTTGATGTAGAACCTGACGACCCGGGGTTTGATCCGGAACTGGCCAGATATATGTGTACATGCGATGTCGTGCGTTATTCAATGGTTCCCATGCGCTTTATCAAGACAATCTATAAGGTCAAGAAGTATGTTCAGAACGGTACAATCTTCAAAGGTTCTGTTCCGGCAACTCCGCTGCTGAACTCCCAATACACTTCCTCTTTTATCGCAGGTCTGGCGGAGTTGCGCTATCTGCACGGAATGCCGCTTGAAAATGCGGTAGAATACTTCCGCTCACACGGCTTCGATCTTGATAAGGGTACCGCCCGGAAGCTTGTCAGCAAAACCAAGGTTCAGCTTGAGAACCTTTATAAGGCTCTTGCAAAGGCAATCCTTGAGGACAACTATATCTGTGGTGATGAGACTTATCAGAAAGTACGTCTGCAGACAGTCACTGATTCAGGGAAGAAAATAAAGAAAGGATATATCTGGGTGTTTGTCGGTATGACCACAGGTCTGGTGTATTTCTTTTATGATGACGGATCACGTTCGGCTGAAGTCTTTGAAAATGAAATAAAAGGATTTAACGGAGCCTTCCAGTGTGACTTTTACTCCGGATACCGTCATATCGGAATCGGCAATCTGAAAGGAATAAAAAGACTTCCATGCCTGCAGCATATAAAACGGAAGTTTCTGGATATAAAGGATAGTACTATTGCCCAGCAAATGGCCAAGCGCTTCGGCCTATTGTATCACTTCGAGCATAAACACAAAACAGGAAAGGACGGATGGACTGACGAGGACCACCTTCAGTGGAGGCAACGCTACTCAAAAGTGATGATTGAAAAAATCTACAGAGGATTGATTGAGATTAAAGACCGTCCGGGGATACCTCCTGATGATTCTCTTAATGCCGCCGCCGATTATGCGCTGAAACAGTGGCATGAAATACCGGCAATCTTCTCTTCTCCTAAATACAGGCTTGACAACAATGAAGTTGAACGAATAAACAGGTATATATCACTGACACGAAGACGTCTGACAATAGGCTCTCATACAGGAGCCGAAGTGGCGGTGTTATATCACTCATTAGCCATAACATGCCATAGATGTGGAATAAACATCTTTGAATACTTCTGCGACATTATAGACCGTTGTGCCGCATGGCCTCCTAATACTCCTATAGATAAATATCGTGATTTGCTTCCGGATAGATGGAAGAAGATGAAAAGATAG
- a CDS encoding chloramphenicol acetyltransferase has product MKHLIDIDTWERKDNYLFFRDFHNSWIALTSEVDCTEAYAEAKAKGHSFFLYYLYAVLRAANEIKEFRYRWDKDGQVVYHDTVDITTPIAVPGKTFYTVRIPWKSDFKAFYEEARRIITSIPDDGDPYGTDKEIAAQGDFDVILLSATPKLYFTSISYTQYAPGHPLDYPLMNAGKAVKREGRLVMPIALTVSHAFVDGAHISLFFEKVAQYLKER; this is encoded by the coding sequence ATGAAACACCTGATTGACATTGACACCTGGGAGCGGAAGGACAATTACCTCTTCTTCCGCGACTTCCATAACTCTTGGATTGCCCTCACCAGCGAAGTGGATTGTACGGAGGCTTACGCCGAAGCCAAGGCCAAAGGGCATTCCTTTTTCCTGTATTACCTGTATGCCGTACTCCGTGCCGCCAACGAAATCAAGGAATTCCGCTACCGATGGGACAAAGACGGACAGGTGGTCTACCATGACACAGTAGACATCACCACTCCGATTGCCGTCCCCGGAAAGACCTTCTATACCGTACGCATTCCCTGGAAAAGCGATTTCAAGGCCTTCTACGAAGAAGCACGGCGCATCATCACTTCCATTCCGGACGATGGAGACCCGTACGGCACCGACAAGGAAATTGCCGCACAGGGCGATTTTGATGTCATCCTGCTCAGTGCGACTCCCAAACTGTATTTCACATCCATTTCCTACACACAGTATGCCCCCGGCCATCCGTTGGATTACCCGCTGATGAACGCAGGAAAAGCCGTCAAACGGGAAGGAAGGCTGGTAATGCCCATCGCTCTGACGGTGAGTCATGCATTCGTAGACGGAGCCCACATCTCCCTGTTTTTTGAAAAGGTAGCACAATACCTGAAAGAAAGATAA
- a CDS encoding ketopantoate reductase family protein: MNYLIIGTGGVGGCIAGFLALAGKEVTCIARGKHLEAIRRQGLHLKSDLKGEHFLPVKACTAEEFQGKADVIFVCVKGYSIDSIQEVLERAATPDTLVIPILNVYGTGPRIGRLVPSVKVLDGCIYIVGFVSGEGEISQMGSIFRLVFGARPEQHVAPERLEAIAEELRSCGIKVDVSDDINRDTFIKWSFISAMACTGAYHDVPMGEVQHQGEVRDTFIGLSRESAQIGEKLGIRYPSDPVAYNLMVIDKLDPHSTASMQKDIARGHESEIQGLLFDMIDLGKQLHIEMPTYRKVAQKFKLA; encoded by the coding sequence ATGAACTATCTCATCATTGGAACAGGCGGTGTAGGAGGATGCATCGCCGGATTTCTTGCCTTGGCAGGCAAGGAGGTCACTTGCATCGCCCGTGGGAAGCACCTGGAGGCCATCCGCCGTCAGGGATTGCATTTGAAATCGGATTTGAAAGGCGAACATTTTCTCCCCGTGAAGGCCTGTACCGCCGAAGAATTTCAGGGGAAAGCCGATGTAATCTTTGTCTGCGTGAAAGGCTACTCCATCGATTCCATTCAGGAAGTGCTGGAACGGGCTGCCACTCCCGACACACTGGTCATCCCTATCCTCAATGTCTACGGTACCGGCCCCCGCATCGGACGCCTCGTGCCGTCGGTAAAAGTGCTCGACGGCTGTATCTACATCGTGGGATTCGTGTCGGGAGAAGGAGAAATCAGCCAGATGGGAAGCATCTTCCGCCTGGTATTCGGAGCCCGTCCGGAACAGCATGTCGCCCCCGAACGGCTGGAAGCCATTGCCGAAGAACTCCGTTCATGCGGCATCAAAGTAGATGTGTCGGACGATATCAACCGCGACACCTTCATCAAATGGTCGTTCATCTCCGCCATGGCCTGCACGGGAGCTTATCACGATGTGCCGATGGGAGAAGTGCAGCACCAAGGCGAAGTGCGTGATACCTTCATCGGCCTGTCGCGTGAAAGCGCACAGATAGGCGAGAAACTGGGTATCCGCTACCCCAGCGACCCGGTTGCCTACAACCTGATGGTCATCGACAAACTCGACCCGCACAGCACGGCTTCCATGCAGAAGGACATCGCCCGCGGTCATGAATCGGAAATTCAGGGACTGCTCTTCGACATGATTGACTTGGGAAAACAATTACACATCGAGATGCCTACCTACCGGAAAGTGGCACAAAAATTCAAACTCGCATGA
- the ychF gene encoding redox-regulated ATPase YchF, with protein sequence MALQCGIVGLPNVGKSTLFNCLSNAKAQAANFPFCTIEPNVGVITVPDERLNKLAELVDPDRIVPTTVEIVDIAGLVKGASKGEGLGNKFLANIRETDAILHVLRCFDDENVTHVDGNVNPVRDKEIIDTELQLKDLETIESRIQKVQKQAQTGGDKVAKQTYEVLVRYRDALLQGKSARTVQFESKDEQKIAHDLFLLTSKPVLYVCNVDEASAVNGNKYVEQVREAVKDEGAEILIVAAKTEADIAELETYEDRQMFLQEIGLEESGVSRLIRAAYKLLNLETYFTAGKMEVRAWTFHKGWKAPQCAGVIHTDFEKGFIRAEVIKYDDFIHYGSEAAVREAGKLNVEGKDYIVEDGDIMHFRFNV encoded by the coding sequence ATGGCATTACAATGTGGTATCGTCGGTTTGCCGAACGTTGGAAAATCGACACTCTTCAACTGCCTGTCCAACGCGAAAGCGCAGGCAGCCAATTTCCCATTCTGTACTATTGAACCGAACGTAGGGGTCATTACCGTACCCGATGAACGCCTCAACAAACTGGCTGAACTGGTGGATCCGGACCGTATTGTTCCTACCACGGTAGAAATTGTCGACATTGCCGGACTGGTGAAAGGTGCCAGCAAGGGAGAAGGACTGGGCAACAAGTTCCTGGCCAACATCCGTGAGACGGATGCCATCCTGCACGTGTTACGTTGCTTTGACGACGAAAACGTAACGCACGTGGACGGCAATGTGAATCCTGTACGTGACAAGGAGATTATCGACACAGAGCTTCAGCTGAAAGACCTGGAAACCATTGAAAGCCGCATTCAGAAGGTGCAGAAACAGGCACAGACCGGAGGCGACAAGGTGGCCAAACAAACCTATGAAGTGTTGGTGCGCTACCGCGATGCCCTGCTGCAAGGAAAATCAGCCCGCACCGTACAGTTTGAATCAAAGGACGAGCAGAAAATCGCACACGACCTCTTCCTGCTGACTTCCAAACCGGTGCTGTATGTCTGCAACGTGGACGAAGCCAGTGCGGTAAACGGCAACAAATACGTAGAGCAGGTACGCGAAGCGGTCAAGGACGAAGGGGCTGAAATCCTGATTGTGGCCGCCAAAACGGAAGCGGATATCGCCGAACTGGAAACCTACGAAGACCGCCAGATGTTCCTGCAGGAAATCGGGCTGGAAGAATCGGGCGTAAGCCGACTGATACGGGCCGCCTACAAGCTGCTGAACCTGGAGACTTACTTCACGGCCGGAAAGATGGAAGTCCGCGCATGGACCTTCCATAAGGGCTGGAAAGCTCCGCAATGTGCAGGTGTCATCCACACCGACTTTGAAAAAGGCTTCATCCGCGCCGAGGTCATCAAGTATGACGACTTCATCCACTACGGTTCAGAAGCAGCCGTACGCGAAGCCGGAAAACTCAATGTGGAAGGCAAGGATTACATCGTGGAAGACGGTGATATCATGCACTTCCGCTTCAACGTATAA
- a CDS encoding DUF3836 domain-containing protein: protein MKKISLAKCLVVLVMTFIASVSTYAAKMNNNLIYNAEEVNGLKVSETVYKKDGNMLTNYMKYSYKYNANNQMTENMSQKWDASDNCWKNDLCIRYTYDNKSVTTEYYKWNSKKNDFILIPEMTVTMDK, encoded by the coding sequence ATGAAAAAGATAAGTTTAGCAAAGTGTTTGGTTGTTTTGGTTATGACTTTCATCGCAAGTGTATCAACTTACGCTGCAAAAATGAATAATAATCTGATTTACAACGCAGAAGAAGTTAACGGATTGAAAGTTTCTGAAACTGTATACAAGAAAGATGGCAATATGCTGACAAACTATATGAAATATAGCTACAAGTATAACGCCAATAACCAAATGACAGAAAATATGTCACAGAAATGGGATGCAAGCGATAACTGCTGGAAAAATGATTTGTGTATCCGTTATACTTACGACAACAAGAGTGTAACGACTGAATACTACAAATGGAATTCCAAGAAGAACGATTTCATTCTGATTCCTGAAATGACCGTTACCATGGATAAATGA